Proteins encoded in a region of the Clostridium butyricum genome:
- a CDS encoding aldolase/citrate lyase family protein, whose protein sequence is MNNNEIRMLNILRELKQEFGVFGVKSEFEAEGIRTDEIVRLNEVIYRADLDSYIKIGGCEAIRDIDYTRVIGAKGIMAPMIETPFAMQKFINSIKKVYGDDYKDKDIIINIETKTSFQNLEDILAVSKDMLDIVCVGRVDLSSSLNLSRKDIDSKIIYEYVHKIAKIVKEKKKIMGIGGGISLNSLPFLKDVEEYMDRFETRKIIFPKEVLNKNYNKALKLSMEFEILYLKNKCEYYSKMANEDVDRLKMLEERFSKL, encoded by the coding sequence ATGAATAATAATGAAATTAGAATGTTAAATATTTTGAGAGAGCTTAAGCAAGAGTTTGGAGTATTTGGAGTGAAATCTGAATTTGAAGCTGAGGGAATTAGAACAGATGAGATTGTTAGACTAAATGAAGTTATTTATAGAGCAGATTTAGATTCTTATATTAAAATAGGTGGATGTGAAGCTATAAGAGATATTGATTATACAAGAGTAATTGGAGCTAAAGGAATTATGGCACCAATGATAGAAACTCCATTTGCTATGCAAAAATTTATAAACTCAATAAAAAAAGTTTACGGAGATGACTATAAAGATAAGGATATAATAATAAATATTGAAACTAAAACTTCATTTCAAAACTTAGAAGATATTTTAGCAGTTTCCAAAGATATGTTAGATATAGTATGTGTAGGACGAGTTGATTTATCATCATCGTTGAACTTAAGTAGAAAAGATATTGACAGTAAAATTATTTATGAATATGTACATAAGATAGCCAAAATAGTTAAAGAAAAAAAGAAAATAATGGGGATTGGTGGAGGAATCTCATTAAATTCACTTCCGTTTTTAAAAGATGTAGAAGAATATATGGATAGATTTGAAACTAGAAAAATAATATTTCCTAAAGAAGTTCTAAATAAAAATTATAATAAAGCATTAAAATTATCTATGGAATTTGAAATATTGTATTTAAAAAATAAGTGTGAATATTATAGTAAAATGGCTAATGAAGATGTTGATAGATTAAAGATGCTTGAAGAAAGATTTAGTAAATTATAA